A stretch of DNA from Aspergillus flavus chromosome 3, complete sequence:
CCATATTGTTCCCTGCATGTTTCTCCCATACAAAGTACGCCTGTTGTCACCCCTTCTGGTCACCACTAGTTGTAGCGTAATATTCCGAATGCGCACTATGTGTCTGTCATGTTGAGACTCGTCACTTTTCACTTCTATTACTTGGCCCAGTATATGTCCCCTGCTTTGAATCAGAGCTAAATCCCGATGGGGCCAAATCCGTATAGAAGCTTTTTCTGAGAAAATATAAGTAATGACTTGTTGGAACACTGTACTCCATGGAAGCTTGTAATCAGGTAAGAGAGGAGAGTCAGAGCTCATGCCAAGTAATGCATACACTTTGTCATGTTTCTTGGTTGCCGCCCGGGCGTGATACATATCAACCAGTTCACCAAGAGACAGTGTTCCACGCGAAGATGTCGTACCAGGTCGGAAGATTGCACCCCTCATAAGATAGACAATCGAGCCAACCAGACTCTGTAGATCTGGGCGAGCCTTAAGAGAGAGGCTTAGACCCTTCAAGCCTGAAGAAAAGGTATAGCCATGGATCTTGACGTCGCCACATATAAGTAGAATATCTTGTGCAGCATGGACCTCCTGGAGTACCTGTACTAACTATTTAGTAAGTTCTAATAATATCCGTGTAGAACTCTTCATACCCAAATGCGCCGAAACCAAGGTCGTTCTAGTAGCCTCACAATGGCAGTATGATTCATTTCCTGCTGTATATCTGTAGGCTTATCCTCGGAAGGCTCGTCATCTGCAGCAAGACGAATCGTTTCAAGTGCTTTATCACTCTGATCGGCCGTCTCCCCGAGCCAAACAATCACTTGGCTAGCTTGACCGTATATCATCGGCATGAACTGGATTTGCTGGGCtttttcatcctcatctccctGGTTAATGCAGATCGCATCTATCCAGAGCAAGCGTTCAAGCTGACGCTCTCGAAGATATAGTAATGCTGTATAGAGGTTCTCTGTAACGGATAAAGTTTGGCcatctataataatatattgagGTGTGTTCTCACTGCCCCATACATACGATAACGCTTCATACGGATAATCTTCCGTACCTGGTGTTGGTAGGGTGTAGTTGACGAGCTGACATTGGATCTGAGCGGTATTGTCCTCACTTGGTAAGAGGCGAAGCATGCGAATTGTTTCTGGCCTCGGCGTGAGTagagaatatttatattgaGACATATTGGTTTGTTTGGGGGTGTGATTTGCATCGTCAGGCTGGTTTTATTGAAATCGTACAACCGGGTTGTAAATACATAGCCTCGCGGCTCTGTAGTTCAAGAGACCACTATATTCATTCCGGTGAGGGTAATGGGGCTGAAATGCAGTGGAGCGGGGTGTAAGTGCGTAAATCAATTTAATAGAGGAGCCGCGTCGGCAGTCGGACCCGTGATCTCGTAATAGTGCTATACTTCTTTTTGGGTGTAAGTATACTCTATCTCAGGCAACCCCAAGGCAGAAGCACGCTAAGGCTACCAAAGTTCTGGAACGCTTGAACACAAAGTCCCCACTCTACCATCAGTGCAACCTCATAGAATGAAATATATAAACATGTACCCCTTCCTCGAGATAGAGAGTATGGTAATTTGTCTAGGTATCATATTCTCCCCACGGATATCCTGATACTGAAATGTCTGATGCAAACCCTACCGTTCAGGCCGCATGTGCCTCGAACTCGCTTGAATCTCTCAAGAACGCAATCCCTACGGCATCTACGGAAGAACTCAACTCGGCTCTTTGCGATTCCTGTGCATCTGGGAACGTCTCCTTCGCGGAAGCCCTACTAGAATGCCCCAGGACGGATGTCAATGCCGTCAAAGATGGCATGACCGCTTTGTTCATTGCAGTGAGTCATTGCTACTTGGATGTGGTCAAGCTGCTCGTGGACCACGGCGCCGACGCACGTTTGAAATCATTGGCAGAgtccacttcatcttcacatTCTAATACAGAGCCCATCTTTACACCCCTCCATGGCTTCCTGAGGCCGCGCCGGGAGAGACAAAAGTCAGATCCATTGCCGAGCGAGATCTTTCCCGAGCTACTGTCCTTACTTCTGCGCGCAGGGTGTGATCTGAATGCCCGGGGCCCAGCGGGAGAAACTGTCTTGCATCAATCTGTCCATCTCAATCTGCCGTATACGAAGTTGCTTATTGAAAGTGGAGCAGATGTGAATGTTGTGAACGACTCTGGGTCTACGCCTCTACATCTTCTGGATTTACAGAAATCAGAAGATATTTTCCAACTGTTTCTAGATCGTGGGGCCAAACTCGATGTGAAAAGAGTGTTTGATGGCCGGTCTCCTTTGCAATGCTTTGCCGCTGGGGGTCAGTTAGGCGACCTTTCTCTGTTTCGACCTCATGTATCCAGCTGGGGTGAGACTGATGCTAAAGGCGATACACTACTACATCTTGCTGTGAGAAGTCATCGATCAGGGAGTCAGACGATACTTGAGCTGCTTAAGCTAGGCCTGCGTGTCGACCAGAGGAACTTGAAAGGCAAGCTTCCGTTACATATGGTGGATGGACCTATGGAATGGTTTGAGGAAGCAGTAGATATCCTTCTCGCTGCTGGTGCTGATATCGAAGGCAAGGACAATCAGGGCTTCACACTGCTAGCATATACCATGCAGCGAGCTGTCGATCACGAGCGAAAGATTACTTGTTTAATCAAGCGAGGAGCCAATGTTAACACACAGGACTACAAAGGCAACGGAGTAATACATTATAAACGCGGAAACGGTCATCGAGGAATCGAAGCGCTTGAATTTCTGTTATCCATCGGGATAGATCCAAATATGGCAAATTATGAGGGAAACACCGTTCTACATCGTCTCGTGGCCGACTTTGCCTCATTCTCGGACGAAAGCGAGATATATTTCATCCAGAAGCTGTTGGATGCGGGACTATCCCCAACCCAGGCTAACTTCAAGGGTCAAACACCACTACATCTCCTATGTCACCAAGTATCCGAGTATATGTTCTTGCCTACAGTAGCCGGTGATAAGAGAGCGATCGATTTAGTTCTCGATGCAGGTCTAATAAGAGCGTTAGAAATAGCGGATCATGATGGCATACGGCCAATTCATCTGGCAGCTAGCTGCTCTGAGACGTTGGTGGCCAGACTTATTGATCTCGGCGCAGATACCACAGCGGTGACTGGTGACGGCAGAAATCTGCTTCATATCGCATCCACAGCACGTCAAGTCAATATTGTTGGGCTTCTACTTGAGCATTATACCTCGATAAACCAACTTTCACTCGTGAACAAACGGTGCAAGAATGGCCGGCCACCTTTACACGATGCATGTCGATCAGGGAGGTTGGAAACAGTAAGCCTTCTGCTTGAATTTGGAGCCGATGTCAACGCAGAAGTCGAGGCGAAGTTTAGTCGAGGAAAGACACCTCTGCTGGTCTGCTGTGAATAtgcgaaagaagaacaaagatgGCCGGTCCATCTAGAACTTCCCGCACTCGATGGCAGGGTCAGCGCCGCCGGAATCTTATCAAAGGACGAGAAAAGGCCCAACCTACCACAACTCATGGACAAAAAATCACGGAATCCCATACGACGATTGGAAGTAACCTCTGAGAATGATACTACAAATGTGACTGGGGTTCTTCGGGCTCTCGTCGCTCATGGGGCTACACTCACTTATGAGCCCTCCCGCATGCCCCCTATGGCGGAGGCTGTCTTTAGTGGATCCGAAGAGCTAGTGTCAGAGCTTGGACGACTGATGAAACAACATGGCTTAGAACCCATGCGATTCCCAGATTTCGAACATATGTATCTCACACTCACttctcggcatcttccagaTATTCTTGGCGTTTGCTTCAGCGAGTTCGTTAGCGACCATACGGTTGCTCGCCTCTTACTCCTCCGACAGTATAACGCCCTAGCTGAAGGGTTGGAGAAGCATGCAGACGCCGCACATGTACAGATCGCTCTCCCTGGGATTCTAGTGAACCTCGCAAAATGGGGCTACACGGACCTCTTCAAACGCTTAGGCGACCTCATGGCAGATCCGAGTTGGATTAACGGTGGAGTAAACAGGTTCAAGAAGCGATTGATGCCGTATCTTCTGATAGCCGCAGAGCGAAAAGTCCCCAACCTGGACGTAATCAAGGTTATAGTGGAACACTTCAAAGCAGACATCAATCTCCAATTCCAACCAGGAATAGAGATTCGGCCAAACCTCCCCTTCCAATCAACAATCTGGCTAAGACGTGCCTACAAACCTGGCGAAAGTGCTTTACATTACTTTGCCAAAGGAGGCCAATGGTGGCACACAAAGGCAGTTCGCTACCTTCTCCAGCACGGCGCTGACCCCAACCTCCAAAGTACCAACGGCAGCACCCCATTGCTGAATGCAGTACACAAATCTCTATCAGAATCACATCAACGGAAAGAAATTATCAAAATATTGCTCGAAGCCGGCGCTGACCCCAATATCCCAAGCCATAACGGCTGTTCCCCACTGAGTCTGGCAACGTACGATATTAACATATTCCGCCTGCTACTTGAGAACGGGGCATCACTGGAAAATTGCATAAGCCGGGTAATGTTCACCACCCTGGACAACTTAAACCTCGATATGCTATCTCTCCTTCTGGAGCGCAGCATCGACTGCAACACGACTACTTTACAAAAGGAAGGCAATATATGGTATACCCAACGCTTCCACGACGACAGAAACCTAACAAACTTCACCCTCCACCCGCTCCACTACCTATCAATGCCAAAATTCAACGAGTCAAACACACGAGACCGCGCAATCAAGTTAATCCAATACCTATTACAACAAGGCGCAGACCCCTTTCGCGCCTGTAGCGACGAAACTACCATCCTCCACCACATCTTCGAGCACGGCGGAACCATCCAGCCCTTCCTCGAGATACCAGATCTAGACCTCGAGCGCCGCGATGCCCAGGGCCGTACACTCCTTCTCGCTGCATCGCGTTGCGAAAACCTCGGTACAGATTCCTTCGCAGTCATGTATCCCCTCCTCGAGCCCGTCCCCAAGTATATCAGAATCGTCGCCTACCCAGAGGGAGACATCACACGAGCCATGACGTTGTACAACCGCGGGGCGGATATCACGGCCGTTGACCACGCAGGAAATAACACCCTCCACTATCTGGTAGCAGGGAGCTGTGACAATTTCGCTGGACAGAAGCAATACCGACAGACGGTGGAAACCTTTGTCCGGAAAGCGCCCAAGCTACTCCATCAAGTGAATAAAGAAGGCAAAACGCCGGTTCATATCGCCCGGAGTGCAGAGCAGAAATGGGCTCTGGAGGCGATTCGCAATGCCGGTGTGGAGATTGAAGAAGCTTAAGCGTTTGCctataaaaatatctcaTCTTAGTCCATGAGTATATAATCAAGCACCGATAGATACCCTTCGTATAATAGACCCTAGTATAGCTATAATCCCAGTACCCAATAGATTCACTTCCACTATATGCACCTCATCTGCACGACAACCTCTTAGCGTAACCCCCCAAGTGGGGTCACCAACCAATTCCATACATAAAAACGCATCTAAACCCCATTTACCCACTCCCAAAACACCatatctatctatactcTCTACAGTATCCAGACAACCCTGAACAGCACAACATAACCACCAGACCCCAACCTCAAACACACAAATAAACCTTCAACTCAAAATCCAAAATGTCcacctcaccaccaccaccaccaccaccaccaccaccaacaaccacaacccccaccaccacaacgACATCCCAAACAACCACAACGGAAACAGAAATAACCGACCAACGCACCACCGAAGCCAAAACCGCCTTCGAAGCCTCCCTCCGCTCCGTCGGTGCAAACTACGAAACCGCGCTCCGCGATCGAGCCCGCACCCTCCACGACAACTCTACCGTGCTCGACAAACAAGAGGCCGATGTGCGGCGGGCGACGGAGCAGCTCGCTAAGCAGAATGATCAGCTGGCTAAGGTGGCGGATCAGGCGAGGGATGGGTTGAAGGAGATCGGGGACGTGCAGAACTGGGCGGAGTTGATTGAAAGGGATTTGTTGATTGTGGAGGAGACGGTTAGGTTGGcagaggagggggagggggattATCATGGTCTTGGGAATGGGTATGGGCATGGCAATGGGGAGGATGGGGGGTTGGAGGGGAATGGCAGGGTTAATGGGTTtggggaggaggttgaggatggGGATAAGAatgggaagaaggggaaggggtGGTTTCAGTGGTGGTGATTTGTTTTTGTGGCTTTATGTGTTATGGGTTAGGGTTGAGGATGTGATGATTTATGTAGTTGGGTCTAAGGAATATAGGGAAATAGCGCTCATTTAGTATCCAAGTCAATTTTGTTGATCTATACATTCCTATATAGATAGGACCCGTAACCAAAAAGGATTATAATGTCAATctgcttcatcttcatcttcacccTCACTTTCCTCTCCCTCGCCGGTCATTTCCTTAAAGTAATCCTTCCAGATATCCAATGTATCAGTCCATGACCGGCGATCCTCCAACTCACTCTCTTCATCGCCGTCGAACTCATCGTACTCGTTCCATTGTCCCAGGCTCATCAGATGTCGCATGGTCGGTCGCCCATGTGGGCAGTTCCATGGTTTGTCAATTGTGCCCATGTTTCGCACCACTCGGGTCATTTGCTTTTGGGACAGGTTCTTTCCGATCATAATGCTGGACCGACATGCCCGCATAGCGAACATTTTCCGCACCTTACTTGGTCGCGGAACATACATGGGCCCCGCTGTGCTGCTAGCTGGCATCTCAGAAAGCAGGACGATGAGCTCCTCCAGATCTCGCACGCCGAAGACGACTTCTTTGCTCAATGGTAGCGAGACCAGCTTGCACCTGCGGCCAATCGGTTCATTGCCGCTGTCATCAACTTCCACGACGAAGCCATTCTTCTCCAGCGCAGATTGATTCTCTATCACAATTTCCTCTTCAACCGCCGTCAGATCCAGCTGCTTCGGTTGCACAAGGCGTTGATTCTGCACCACGGTTTCCGCCTGAAGTCGCTCGAAGTTGAACTTCTCGTCAGAAGCGTGCTGGTCAATGATAAAAAGTTCATCCTTCGAACTGGGTGGTGCTGAGTCAGAGACACCTGTTGACGACCGGGTGGCTAGGATGAATCCTAAGTTGAACTGCCCAGCAATCCGCATCTTGCCAAAATCATCCTTGGAAACAGTTAGCGACAACCGCTCCTCAGCAGTCTCCAGCGAATTTTCAGCCTCATTGTCCTGAGAATGTACAGCATTCGAGCCGTGCAAGCGAAGCCTTTCCTGAAGCTTGTCCATCTGAAGCTGGATCCTAGAAAGTGACCCATCGATAGTGCTCACTAGGTTGACTGTGGAATCGCGATGAGCAGCGCCCTTATTCAGCTTGTTCGCACGGTTGATATTGCTTTCTTGTGGCAAGGcagctttttcttctgcctGTCGAATCAGCCGCTGaacttcagcttcttcgtgtttcttcttctcttcgtcgcTTAAGGTCTTTTCCACAGGAGCAGTATCTTGCTGAGACATTGCGGGTTCATCCTTGACCTCAGCCTCAGGTAGAGCTTCATCGTGTGATTGAACACTATCTTGGTCTGAAAGAACATGAGATCGAGAACCACCCCCAggctcttcatcttcgatctcctcctcttcatcctccacgtcctcagcttcttcttcttcttcctcttcacattcatcctcttcctcctcggcctcACTGCTCGCGCTGTGCTCTACCTGAGCCCCAGGTGCTGCAAAGCCCCTCATGTGCTTCCCAAATATACTAGGACGAGATGGAGTGTGTATACGTCTCTTCCGAGCTGTGGAGCTAGTAGTATCGACATGGTCAATATCACGTTTTCGATAAGGACCACTCCCTACTAAGGACGTTACAGTCCTGTTTCCGATGGTGATCGTCGCCACCTCCGCCGGCGCTCGTCTTGGTCTCATTCGGTCGAACGCATTCTGTATAGTATTAGGTATTTCCACAGACGGCTCCCGTCCCTGCGTTACTGTCCGCTGCGAATCTGGTGGTGCACTACTCTGTGGAgcatcaccatcatcataaGCAACCTGCGATTTTCCATCAGCAGCGCGTTCTGGTTGCATGCTCTCGTCTGCACCGGGAGATGGCTCTTCATATCGGTCATCATCGGTAACGAAGAGCTgattgtcttcttctgataAGCCGGGTTTTGATTGGGTAGGTGTGTTTGGAGGCAACAATGTCGGATCACGCGCAGGTTCTTTGTCCACACGAAGAGGAGATGATGGTATGCTCGCTTTACCCCCAGGTGACGACCCGAGATCGCTCAAAAAGCTCCTCATCCTATGTTGGGGGTTGAGCCTGTTTCTGCCATTGACTTGGCTTTCATCCACCTCTGGCCCCTCATCTTCCGCAGCCTCTGCGCCTCCAGACGAAGATTTAAGAGTTAGAATGTCTTGCAATTTTCCGGACTGCAGTTTAGTAGTTGACTGCCTAGCATTGTTGACCTGAGATTGGGGAACTGTCTGATCCGACGATTCAAACAACTGCGTAAGAGATGTTTTCAGAGACTCGATCAAAGCTCCTGCATCGTGCAGTAAAATTGTGCGCTTATCGGGTGAAACATTGACATCGTACGCGTTAGTATCCATATGGAAGTCCGCAAACACAAACGGTGACTGTGACACGTTGAAAGATTTATAGACCTCGTTGAACGCTTTGGCTATTTGCGGTAACCCACAAGGACGAGAGTTGACAAAGAACATTTGACGATCAGGTGTTTGCCTGCCTTCCCCGAAAACGGGCCTTGAGATATGTCCCCGAACGAAGATCTTATTCGACTCCCGCTCTTCATCCACAGCGGCTCGCTTTCCAGCCGCAGATGGTTCAAATTCCAGGGTTAGATCGAGTGGAATCAAAGCCAGGAGAGTCTTCGCGCCGTAAACGTTGGCAATGTTCTCTTTTGTTGTCTGGTTACCGTTCGTGGAGAAGACCACGACGTTGCGGGTTTTTGCGACAGTGTTCTTGACGTTGAAACGTACGCCTTTGCTGACACATGCGTACGCATGAAGAAGGTTTAAAACCTTTCCATATTCACGTTTGATGTTCTTTTCTAGCTCACGGCGCCGCACGGGTAGTCTCTTGAACAGTCCCTCCACCGATACTGTTGTGCCCTTCTGGCCCGCGACAATTTgtgtcttcttcaatttcccAGAATGCTCAAAATCAAGACGGTTGGCTTTGGGAGCCTGGTTGGCTTGGGCGGTGACAACATGGAACTCGGACAGGGCGCATAGAGACGACAGTGCTTCGCCGCGGAAACCGAACGTCTGTAGCCGTGATAGGTCCTCGTAGGAAGATAACTTCGATGTGTAATGTTTGAGTGCTAGTAAACCGCAGAGTTAGATACTTCCcctactaaaataaaattaaaaaaaaaaaaaaaaaaaaaaaaactggAGAAAAGCTTACCGACATTCTCATAGTTCTCCGGAGATATTCCACTACCGTTGTCTTGCACCTCAATCAGGTCCAGTCCATTATTCTTGAAACGGACCTCTGTTTTGAAAGATAGATTGATCAGTTTGCTGTCTTATGAAAATCATATGCAGGTGCATATTTATATCAATTATAAGGGTCCTATTTACCGATCGATGTGGCACCAGCATCGAGACTGTTTTCGACCAGCTCCTTAGCAACAGAGCAGAGGTCGACGATGACCTGACCGGATTGGATTTGGTGGACCTGAAAAAAGCGCAACACGACGAAGTTAGGGACTGCACATTCACAGATCCATAGGTACGTACCGAGCGGGCctcgatggccttgatggTCGCCATATTCATCccatgatgaagatggttgATGCGAACGCGACTTACGCGGGTTGTCGGCCACTTTACGCGATACCGCGATCAGTAAGCATCGGACAAGATAAGATAATGTACCCCCATTGATCTCCATCGACAATATATAACAAGCCCTTTACACACACTTCGCTCATCGGCTTGAAATTAACTcccttttcttgattttACTGCGTTTGACAGTCCAATTCTTCACAGTCCTTCTACAGTATATTTGATAAATTCAGTGCATTTAGCATAACTGGCCCTAGATCGACTCAGGTTGCTCGGATTATTCAGATGCTAGGGGTAGAATAACAGGCTGTACATAGCACTCTTCCATAGTCGGTCAAGAGTTATTCTCATATATGATGATAGATAATACAGTCTCATTCATCGTAACTACAATTTCATGCAGTAAACTGATAACAGCCCAGGAAACAAAATGCACCCTGGATATCGGAATAACTCTCAATGCTCGTGAACGCCCAACTCCGCTGTATAGTCAATACAATTCTAGGTGACTGTGCCCGACAATTTCAGTACACGCCGAAACGATCAGGCATAACCACCGGGGCGATCAGCGTCCACAGATAAATCGCGTAACAAACCCAAGCGCTGATTATCTTCACCCAGCTGGCCCAGTAAGTCCGCCCCACAGCGGCAAAGTCATCTGTATTCTCGACTTCGGTCTCCAAGCCCTGGGTGAGAAGCGTGGCCACCCATGTCGtagccaagaagaagatcacGTGAAACAAGGAGTAGTTATACTGTGTCGAACCTCGTTCATCGTCCTTGGTGTTATAGTCATCAGATTCGTCGTCGCTGTCGTCGTCGAGCGCACTGGCGGGTAAACTGCCACTAGCCACGGCGGCACGAAGAACTTCGGCACGCATCTCGCGACGACTGGTCGGCTGTTGGGTCACAAGACCATGTTCGTTGTCATCCGTCCCCAGCGGCGAATAGTTATGGCCCCCCTTGGACCCTAACGCAAGGCCCTGAGTGGCTGCACGTGTTGTCGT
This window harbors:
- a CDS encoding DNA mismatch repair protein, with protein sequence MNMATIKAIEARSVHQIQSGQVIVDLCSVAKELVENSLDAGATSIEVRFKNNGLDLIEVQDNGSGISPENYENVALKHYTSKLSSYEDLSRLQTFGFRGEALSSLCALSEFHVVTAQANQAPKANRLDFEHSGKLKKTQIVAGQKGTTVSVEGLFKRLPVRRRELEKNIKREYGKVLNLLHAYACVSKGVRFNVKNTVAKTRNVVVFSTNGNQTTKENIANVYGAKTLLALIPLDLTLEFEPSAAGKRAAVDEERESNKIFVRGHISRPVFGEGRQTPDRQMFFVNSRPCGLPQIAKAFNEVYKSFNVSQSPFVFADFHMDTNAYDVNVSPDKRTILLHDAGALIESLKTSLTQLFESSDQTVPQSQVNNARQSTTKLQSGKLQDILTLKSSSGGAEAAEDEGPEVDESQVNGRNRLNPQHRMRSFLSDLGSSPGGKASIPSSPLRVDKEPARDPTLLPPNTPTQSKPGLSEEDNQLFVTDDDRYEEPSPGADESMQPERAADGKSQVAYDDGDAPQSSAPPDSQRTVTQGREPSVEIPNTIQNAFDRMRPRRAPAEVATITIGNRTVTSLVGSGPYRKRDIDHVDTTSSTARKRRIHTPSRPSIFGKHMRGFAAPGAQVEHSASSEAEEEEDECEEEEEEEAEDVEDEEEEIEDEEPGGGSRSHVLSDQDSVQSHDEALPEAEVKDEPAMSQQDTAPVEKTLSDEEKKKHEEAEVQRLIRQAEEKAALPQESNINRANKLNKGAAHRDSTVNLVSTIDGSLSRIQLQMDKLQERLRLHGSNAVHSQDNEAENSLETAEERLSLTVSKDDFGKMRIAGQFNLGFILATRSSTGVSDSAPPSSKDELFIIDQHASDEKFNFERLQAETVVQNQRLVQPKQLDLTAVEEEIVIENQSALEKNGFVVEVDDSGNEPIGRRCKLVSLPLSKEVVFGVRDLEELIVLLSEMPASSTAGPMYVPRPSKVRKMFAMRACRSSIMIGKNLSQKQMTRVVRNMGTIDKPWNCPHGRPTMRHLMSLGQWNEYDEFDGDEESELEDRRSWTDTLDIWKDYFKEMTGEGEESEGEDEDEAD
- a CDS encoding heterokaryon incompatibility protein-domain-containing protein, which translates into the protein MSQYKYSLLTPRPETIRMLRLLPSEDNTAQIQCQLVNYTLPTPGTEDYPYEALSYVWGSENTPQYIIIDGQTLSVTENLYTALLYLRERQLERLLWIDAICINQGDEDEKAQQIQFMPMIYGQASQVIVWLGETADQSDKALETIRLAADDEPSEDKPTDIQQEMNHTAIVRLLERPWFRRIWVLQEVHAAQDILLICGDVKIHGYTFSSGLKGLSLSLKARPDLQSLVGSIVYLMRGAIFRPGTTSSRGTLSLGELVDMYHARAATKKHDKVYALLGMSSDSPLLPDYKLPWSTVFQQVITYIFSEKASIRIWPHRDLALIQSRGHILGQVIEVKSDESQHDRHIVRIRNITLQLVVTRRGDNRRTLYGRNMQGTIWILHVSAKPIQKGDIVCLLEGASKPSIIRPYKGYLSIIVTSATPLQEEEDVRWDEIAETLRSRHDPIRDMSLIWNWETSHTNPGKLQELEIPMESNDTTPGISGLDSEETKRFDDLTLIVRDTLVKMDMGFAATRLLNYLQESKLPLSEKFDLAAAISRAWGYSAMKELGIDIIGETMPVAELDQEGTDLWDQIE
- a CDS encoding putative ankyrin repeat domain protein (unnamed protein product), which encodes MSDANPTVQAACASNSLESLKNAIPTASTEELNSALCDSCASGNVSFAEALLECPRTDVNAVKDGMTALFIAVSHCYLDVVKLLVDHGADARLKSLAESTSSSHSNTEPIFTPLHGFLRPRRERQKSDPLPSEIFPELLSLLLRAGCDLNARGPAGETVLHQSVHLNLPYTKLLIESGADVNVVNDSGSTPLHLLDLQKSEDIFQLFLDRGAKLDVKRVFDGRSPLQCFAAGGQLGDLSLFRPHVSSWGETDAKGDTLLHLAVRSHRSGSQTILELLKLGLRVDQRNLKGKLPLHMVDGPMEWFEEAVDILLAAGADIEGKDNQGFTLLAYTMQRAVDHERKITCLIKRGANVNTQDYKGNGVIHYKRGNGHRGIEALEFLLSIGIDPNMANYEGNTVLHRLVADFASFSDESEIYFIQKLLDAGLSPTQANFKGQTPLHLLCHQVSEYMFLPTVAGDKRAIDLVLDAGLIRALEIADHDGIRPIHLAASCSETLVARLIDLGADTTAVTGDGRNLLHIASTARQVNIVGLLLEHYTSINQLSLVNKRCKNGRPPLHDACRSGRLETVSLLLEFGADVNAEVEAKFSRGKTPLLVCCEYAKEEQRWPVHLELPALDGRVSAAGILSKDEKRPNLPQLMDKKSRNPIRRLEVTSENDTTNVTGVLRALVAHGATLTYEPSRMPPMAEAVFSGSEELVSELGRLMKQHGLEPMRFPDFEHMYLTLTSRHLPDILGVCFSEFVSDHTVARLLLLRQYNALAEGLEKHADAAHVQIALPGILVNLAKWGYTDLFKRLGDLMADPSWINGGVNRFKKRLMPYLLIAAERKVPNLDVIKVIVEHFKADINLQFQPGIEIRPNLPFQSTIWLRRAYKPGESALHYFAKGGQWWHTKAVRYLLQHGADPNLQSTNGSTPLLNAVHKSLSESHQRKEIIKILLEAGADPNIPSHNGCSPLSLATYDINIFRLLLENGASLENCISRVMFTTLDNLNLDMLSLLLERSIDCNTTTLQKEGNIWYTQRFHDDRNLTNFTLHPLHYLSMPKFNESNTRDRAIKLIQYLLQQGADPFRACSDETTILHHIFEHGGTIQPFLEIPDLDLERRDAQGRTLLLAASRCENLGTDSFAVMYPLLEPVPKYIRIVAYPEGDITRAMTLYNRGADITAVDHAGNNTLHYLVAGSCDNFAGQKQYRQTVETFVRKAPKLLHQVNKEGKTPVHIARSAEQKWALEAIRNAGVEIEEA